The proteins below come from a single Pseudanabaena sp. BC1403 genomic window:
- a CDS encoding NHLP bacteriocin export ABC transporter permease/ATPase subunit: protein MSISTSQIVKGNIPFVLNDPDRVWEIRTGALAIFFRKIHENETQGVRRYLFTVEDGEVLFGIDRLIGWELVAVALSETELFDIPIADFSGQMSQPDRQRQLNLWIYHWSKHLNPQIPIDPVLVDSTQYLSLSSNQTLLSSKKQILWITIRQGNGIWLDLEEQRLETSQTLPIGFGLWIKAATDLEVFAQLTEERENWTDLPIELTQFHQNAGVNVLVLEAQELETNYHRFEARNQQNRDLLNVALKDLVSVLHKPEERIPVDVNGDALLAATGAVGRMAGIVIRPPSQSEDIKRIKDPLSAIARASQMRIRQVLLESGWWKRESGPLLAYSQEDNSPVALLPKGQSYILFDPKKNTKQTINQEIAETISPLAFTFYRPLPLIIHNAVDLFLFGLKGYELSAIGIVVFGLTVTLLGMIVPQATAILVNDAIPNSDRSLLSQLGLALFAAAFGQSAFQVSQGILTNRVESAADSVLQPGIWDRLLRLSPAFFRNYSSGDLLSRVLTISQIRSQISGATLRTLLSSIFAVLNLALMFVYSWQLSIVIIVIALVIFLITFISSRKIVAKNRKQEELGGILSGFTIQLINGVAKLRVAMAEERAFAAWAKQQSKILKLRSGAQRINNSVAVVSETIPLITSILLFWFAILFMQMSRQSQNPVGLNAGSYLAFASAQGLFMRGITDLSTTATEILEIIPLWERARPILEAPQESDPSKADPTRLNGHILLDHITFRYREDGPLILDDVTIEAQPGEFIAIVGPSGSGKSTLFRLLLGFENPSAGTVFYDGQDLSGLNLQAVRRQFGVVLQNGRINAGSIFENITAGALATLEEAWEGARMAGFSQDVEQMPMGMHTVISEGGTNLSGGQRQRLLIARALVLKPKIILMDEATSALDNRTQAIVTASLDRLNATRVVIAHRLSTIINADRIFVVDAGRVVQTGNFQQLIKEDGLFARLAARQLE, encoded by the coding sequence ATGAGTATCTCAACCTCACAAATAGTAAAAGGAAATATTCCCTTTGTTCTCAATGATCCTGATCGGGTGTGGGAAATTCGCACGGGAGCGTTAGCAATCTTTTTTCGTAAGATTCACGAGAATGAAACCCAAGGTGTACGACGTTATTTATTTACAGTGGAAGATGGAGAAGTTTTATTTGGGATTGATCGCTTGATTGGTTGGGAGTTAGTCGCAGTAGCTTTGTCGGAAACTGAGCTTTTTGATATTCCCATTGCTGATTTTTCTGGCCAGATGAGCCAGCCCGATCGGCAACGTCAATTAAATCTTTGGATATATCACTGGAGTAAACATCTCAATCCTCAGATTCCCATCGATCCTGTCTTGGTGGATAGCACTCAATATCTGTCTTTAAGCTCTAATCAAACTTTACTGTCTTCCAAAAAACAAATTTTATGGATCACGATCCGACAAGGAAATGGGATTTGGCTTGATCTAGAAGAGCAAAGGTTAGAGACATCACAAACGCTTCCAATCGGTTTTGGCTTATGGATCAAAGCAGCAACTGATTTAGAAGTTTTTGCACAATTGACAGAGGAAAGAGAAAATTGGACAGATCTCCCGATAGAATTGACGCAGTTCCATCAGAATGCTGGTGTCAACGTTCTGGTATTGGAAGCTCAAGAATTAGAGACAAATTATCATCGATTTGAAGCGAGGAATCAACAAAATAGAGACTTGTTGAATGTCGCTTTGAAGGATCTTGTTTCGGTTCTACACAAACCTGAAGAACGGATTCCTGTGGATGTTAATGGGGATGCCTTGTTAGCTGCGACTGGTGCTGTGGGACGAATGGCGGGAATTGTCATCCGTCCGCCCAGTCAGTCTGAGGATATCAAACGGATCAAAGATCCGCTATCGGCGATCGCTAGAGCTTCGCAGATGCGAATTCGCCAAGTATTACTTGAATCTGGATGGTGGAAACGAGAATCTGGTCCATTGCTTGCCTATTCTCAAGAAGATAATTCGCCTGTGGCGCTGTTGCCAAAGGGGCAGAGCTATATCCTTTTTGATCCCAAAAAAAATACCAAACAAACGATCAATCAGGAAATTGCTGAGACAATCTCCCCCCTTGCCTTTACGTTTTATCGTCCATTGCCACTAATAATTCACAATGCAGTTGATCTATTTTTGTTTGGGCTTAAAGGGTACGAGCTTTCTGCAATTGGGATTGTCGTATTTGGACTAACCGTAACGCTTTTGGGCATGATTGTTCCCCAAGCAACGGCAATTTTGGTTAATGATGCTATTCCCAACAGCGATCGCTCCTTACTTAGTCAACTCGGTTTAGCTCTTTTTGCTGCCGCCTTTGGTCAGTCAGCGTTTCAAGTATCGCAAGGCATTTTAACTAATCGAGTTGAGAGTGCGGCGGATAGTGTTTTGCAGCCTGGAATTTGGGATCGCCTCCTGCGGTTAAGCCCTGCTTTTTTCCGTAACTATTCCTCTGGGGATCTTTTATCCAGAGTTCTTACAATTAGCCAAATTCGATCGCAAATTAGTGGAGCCACCTTACGAACGCTTCTTAGCAGTATTTTTGCCGTACTAAATTTAGCTTTAATGTTTGTATATAGTTGGCAACTATCGATCGTAATTATTGTGATTGCGTTGGTCATATTTTTGATCACCTTTATTTCTAGTCGGAAAATCGTTGCCAAAAACCGCAAGCAGGAAGAACTAGGCGGAATTTTGAGTGGTTTTACGATTCAATTGATTAATGGCGTGGCAAAACTGAGGGTCGCTATGGCAGAAGAACGAGCCTTTGCTGCATGGGCAAAACAACAAAGTAAAATCCTCAAGTTGCGATCAGGCGCTCAACGTATAAATAATAGTGTGGCGGTCGTTTCGGAAACGATTCCCCTGATCACTTCCATCCTGTTGTTTTGGTTTGCGATTTTATTTATGCAAATGTCTCGACAGTCGCAGAATCCTGTTGGTTTGAATGCTGGCTCCTATCTTGCCTTTGCCTCTGCCCAAGGGCTGTTTATGCGCGGTATCACTGATTTAAGCACTACAGCTACAGAGATTCTAGAAATCATCCCTCTCTGGGAACGTGCCCGTCCTATTTTAGAAGCACCTCAGGAGTCTGATCCTAGCAAAGCTGATCCCACAAGACTTAATGGGCATATTTTGTTAGATCACATTACCTTTCGTTATCGTGAGGATGGACCTCTAATTTTGGATGATGTGACGATCGAGGCTCAACCAGGAGAATTTATTGCGATCGTTGGTCCTTCGGGAAGTGGTAAGTCTACTTTGTTTAGATTGCTACTAGGTTTTGAGAACCCTTCTGCTGGCACAGTTTTTTATGATGGTCAAGACTTATCAGGGCTTAACCTTCAGGCGGTTCGCCGCCAGTTTGGGGTGGTGTTACAAAATGGGCGGATCAATGCGGGTTCAATTTTTGAGAATATCACCGCAGGAGCTTTAGCCACTCTAGAAGAAGCTTGGGAAGGGGCGCGTATGGCTGGATTTTCTCAAGATGTAGAACAGATGCCGATGGGAATGCACACGGTGATCAGTGAAGGAGGAACCAATCTTTCGGGAGGACAACGCCAACGCCTACTCATTGCTAGAGCCTTAGTGCTGAAGCCCAAGATTATTCTCATGGATGAAGCAACGAGCGCCCTTGATAATCGGACTCAAGCGATCGTTACTGCCAGTTTAGATCGCTTAAATGCCACTAGAGTCGTGATTGCCCATAGACTAAGCACGATTATCAATGCCGATCGCATCTTTGTGGTGGATGCGGGGCGCGTGGTGCAGACTGGCAATTTTCAGCAGCTGATCAAAGAAGATGGTTTGTTTGCGCGTCTTGCGGCAAGGCAATTGGAATAA
- a CDS encoding GAF domain-containing protein, which produces MSLSKLLKKEISPFLDMYLDTYPFGICDLEGKLICGNDSLIGEDKHPVLSGETIIAWVFGINAENLALYLSKVLNREEQNRGLAKEILQLYRETNLLLRITEKMAGDLSLEELSILSLDEVFRVIGATSGLVVLRLDPNICQYDTVAFRSKEACPLEPFVFLENEGIVGQVCCTGKPELVNNTLTDLRVKYRSADAQSLLCAPFKTNSTVLGAIVITHKEPEFYTAPNLKVLSILATHITPVIEKALIHAQQIREIRANEENLARKVEELRIEIDEIKRQRQVAEITESEMFSNLQKRTERLKQRRMKI; this is translated from the coding sequence ATGTCATTATCAAAATTACTTAAGAAAGAAATATCACCATTTTTAGATATGTATTTAGACACCTATCCTTTTGGGATATGTGATTTAGAAGGGAAACTAATTTGTGGAAACGATTCTCTCATTGGTGAAGACAAACACCCAGTTCTCTCTGGGGAGACGATTATTGCGTGGGTATTTGGAATTAATGCAGAGAACCTAGCACTCTATCTCTCAAAAGTTTTGAACCGAGAAGAGCAAAATCGTGGTTTGGCTAAAGAAATCTTGCAACTTTACCGTGAAACTAATCTTCTACTTCGCATCACTGAGAAAATGGCGGGGGATCTTAGTCTAGAAGAATTAAGTATCCTATCTTTAGATGAAGTTTTTCGAGTCATTGGAGCAACCAGTGGGCTAGTTGTTTTACGATTAGATCCTAATATTTGTCAGTATGATACGGTAGCATTCAGATCTAAAGAGGCATGCCCATTAGAACCCTTTGTATTTTTGGAAAATGAAGGAATTGTTGGGCAAGTCTGTTGTACAGGGAAGCCTGAACTTGTAAATAATACACTAACTGATCTAAGAGTAAAGTATCGTAGTGCTGATGCACAGTCTTTGCTTTGTGCGCCATTCAAAACCAATAGTACAGTCTTAGGGGCAATTGTAATAACTCATAAAGAACCTGAGTTTTATACGGCTCCCAATTTGAAAGTTTTAAGTATTTTAGCTACTCACATTACTCCAGTAATTGAAAAAGCACTTATTCATGCACAACAAATTCGAGAAATTCGAGCCAATGAAGAGAATCTCGCTAGGAAAGTTGAAGAACTTCGCATTGAGATTGATGAGATTAAACGACAGCGTCAAGTTGCAGAAATTACTGAATCTGAAATGTTTAGCAATTTACAAAAAAGAACTGAACGCTTAAAGCAAAGAAGAATGAAGATATGA
- a CDS encoding bifunctional serine/threonine-protein kinase/formylglycine-generating enzyme family protein: MSQCLNPNCNFLNSDPRLVFCSQCGSKLKIGDRYRALKILGQGGFGRAFIGVDEALPSRPYCVIKQFFPADLSSAVKAAELFQQEAVRLDDLGKHPQIPTLFAHLEHDGCQYLIQEFVDGQDLLKELREQGAFSEAKIRMLLIDLLPVLQFIHDRNVIHRDIKPENIIRRRSPSTAGDLAGSMTTGNHVLVDFGAAKFVTATAMMETGTHIGSAVYVAPEQVRGKAIFASDLYSLGVTCIHLLTNASPFELMDMDGTWIWRDFLENTSISPVLGQVLDRMIVSAPSQRYQTAKAVLNDLKNLTSSSSQSHRPTFQRSTYLKAGAKTQITPIAPSKSQPNHAIAPQLSQFSFETAIVTVNRNAIGKLTNNQLQISTRQKTGKIYIENLGNVQGKPIGLEMVFIPAGRFQIGSPINELEHSEEESPRHIVNIPPFFMSRFPITQRQWKILMDNNPAIFIGNSDRPVETVSWDDTQDFCQKLSDYTGRPYRLPSESEWEYACRAGTLTAFGFGETIAANLANYNGAIPYKYAPKGNSNSSTTEVGTYPANAFGLHDMHGNVWEWCADNWHDDYDLLPKNGRAWTQGGDRSCRVIRGGSWRDPAHYCRSAKRSRNATSQGDRSTGFRIAVTLETV; encoded by the coding sequence ATGAGTCAATGCCTCAACCCTAACTGCAATTTTCTAAATTCAGATCCCAGACTTGTTTTTTGTAGTCAATGTGGCTCAAAACTAAAGATAGGCGATCGCTATCGGGCGTTGAAAATTCTGGGTCAAGGTGGCTTTGGCAGAGCTTTTATTGGTGTCGATGAAGCTCTTCCTTCTCGACCTTATTGTGTGATTAAGCAGTTCTTTCCTGCTGATCTTAGTAGCGCAGTGAAGGCGGCCGAATTATTTCAGCAGGAAGCTGTACGTCTTGATGACTTGGGCAAACATCCGCAAATACCGACATTATTCGCCCATTTGGAACATGATGGTTGCCAATATTTGATTCAAGAATTTGTGGATGGACAGGATCTGTTAAAGGAACTCCGTGAACAGGGAGCCTTTAGTGAAGCCAAAATTCGGATGTTGTTGATAGATTTATTACCAGTTCTGCAATTTATTCATGATCGCAATGTGATCCATCGGGATATCAAGCCCGAAAATATTATCCGTAGGCGATCACCTAGTACCGCTGGAGATTTAGCTGGCTCAATGACGACTGGAAATCATGTGTTAGTTGATTTTGGAGCGGCGAAATTTGTGACGGCTACCGCAATGATGGAGACAGGAACCCATATTGGTAGCGCGGTGTATGTTGCACCAGAACAGGTGCGCGGGAAAGCAATATTTGCTAGTGACCTCTATAGTTTGGGTGTGACCTGTATTCATCTGCTCACTAATGCCTCACCATTTGAGTTAATGGATATGGATGGAACTTGGATATGGCGTGATTTTTTAGAAAATACGTCCATTAGTCCTGTCCTTGGTCAGGTTCTAGATCGCATGATTGTCTCAGCTCCCAGTCAACGTTATCAGACAGCTAAGGCAGTATTAAATGATCTAAAAAATTTAACTTCATCATCCTCGCAATCTCATAGACCAACATTTCAACGATCAACTTACTTGAAAGCAGGTGCGAAAACACAGATTACACCAATCGCTCCATCCAAATCTCAACCAAATCACGCGATCGCACCGCAGTTATCGCAATTTTCCTTTGAAACTGCCATAGTTACAGTTAATCGGAACGCGATCGGCAAATTAACCAATAATCAGTTGCAAATTAGCACGCGACAAAAAACAGGGAAAATCTATATCGAGAATCTCGGTAATGTCCAAGGTAAGCCGATTGGGCTGGAGATGGTATTTATCCCCGCAGGAAGATTTCAGATTGGATCGCCGATCAATGAATTAGAACATAGCGAGGAAGAAAGTCCACGCCATATCGTGAACATTCCCCCATTCTTTATGTCTCGATTCCCAATCACACAGAGGCAATGGAAAATCTTGATGGATAATAATCCTGCAATTTTTATAGGCAATAGCGATCGCCCTGTAGAAACTGTGTCTTGGGATGACACACAGGACTTTTGTCAGAAACTATCAGATTATACTGGCAGACCCTATCGCTTACCCAGTGAATCGGAATGGGAATATGCCTGTCGTGCAGGAACGCTAACAGCTTTTGGCTTTGGGGAGACGATCGCCGCAAATTTAGCTAATTACAATGGTGCAATTCCTTATAAATATGCACCAAAAGGTAACAGCAATTCCTCAACAACCGAAGTAGGGACATACCCTGCCAATGCTTTTGGTTTGCATGATATGCATGGCAATGTGTGGGAATGGTGTGCAGATAATTGGCATGACGATTATGACCTGTTGCCCAAGAATGGCAGAGCATGGACTCAAGGCGGAGATCGCAGTTGTCGAGTAATACGCGGTGGCTCTTGGCGCGATCCTGCTCATTATTGCCGCTCGGCTAAGCGTTCTAGAAATGCTACAAGTCAAGGCGATCGCAGCACAGGGTTTCGCATCGCAGTTACTTTAGAAACCGTTTAA
- a CDS encoding DUF2993 domain-containing protein, which produces MELFAGLLTTVLGLAGAPGIAIDKIATDFLRGQIVRADVLEVRVDNAPNYQILLGNVDRIRVAGRGVYVLEFLRIDQVDMETDPISIDPNLLQTGKIVLRRPLQAAARVVLRSADINTALRSPNVQPSFKNLSIDITGTNKNPEIFDLINPEVTFLEGDHIRLSATLKSQPTPTKPKVTSLDVSVNAQLKTIGGTKLQIINPKIELAGTPVPDRIARAFTEGLNKVLDLRQLESKGITARVIKLELTEGKMQVIGFAKMDSIPEQ; this is translated from the coding sequence ATGGAATTATTTGCTGGGTTACTCACCACAGTTTTAGGTTTAGCAGGCGCACCAGGAATTGCGATTGACAAAATTGCGACGGACTTTTTGCGTGGGCAAATCGTTCGGGCTGATGTTTTAGAAGTGCGAGTTGATAATGCTCCTAACTATCAGATTCTTTTGGGTAATGTCGATCGGATCCGTGTCGCGGGTCGTGGAGTTTACGTTTTAGAGTTTTTGCGAATTGATCAGGTTGATATGGAAACCGATCCGATTAGCATCGATCCTAACTTGTTGCAAACTGGCAAAATTGTCTTGCGCAGACCATTACAGGCGGCTGCTCGTGTCGTATTACGTTCCGCAGATATTAATACGGCTTTGCGATCGCCAAACGTTCAACCTTCCTTTAAAAACCTCAGCATTGATATTACAGGAACTAATAAAAATCCCGAAATCTTCGATCTAATCAATCCAGAAGTAACTTTTTTGGAAGGCGATCACATTCGTCTCTCTGCTACATTAAAGTCGCAACCAACACCAACTAAGCCTAAAGTCACCAGTCTAGACGTTTCCGTGAATGCTCAGCTAAAAACTATTGGTGGCACAAAACTGCAAATAATCAATCCTAAAATCGAATTGGCAGGAACTCCTGTGCCCGATCGCATTGCTAGAGCTTTTACAGAAGGATTGAATAAGGTCTTAGATTTGCGGCAATTAGAAAGCAAAGGTATCACAGCACGAGTCATCAAACTAGAACTTACGGAAGGAAAAATGCAAGTGATTGGCTTTGCCAAGATGGACTCTATTCCAGAACAATAG
- a CDS encoding GNAT family N-acetyltransferase, which yields MQIRVAVEADLSAIIQIYNAAIPSRLATADLEPISVESRRTWFRSHGDRYPVWVITIGDRNIQSDQNEKIIGWLSLQMFYGRPAYHKTAEVSIYIDPECQGNGIGKKLLGYAIAQCPKLNITKLVGFVFAHNAASRRLFERLGFTEWGFLPEIAELEGVDQSLVIFGKII from the coding sequence ATGCAAATTCGGGTGGCAGTTGAGGCTGATTTATCCGCAATTATTCAAATTTATAATGCGGCTATTCCCAGTCGTCTTGCTACAGCCGATCTTGAACCAATCTCCGTTGAGAGCCGCCGCACTTGGTTTCGATCGCATGGCGATCGCTATCCTGTCTGGGTGATCACAATCGGCGATCGCAATATTCAAAGCGATCAAAATGAGAAAATCATTGGCTGGCTAAGCTTACAAATGTTTTATGGTCGCCCCGCTTATCACAAAACCGCCGAAGTAAGTATTTATATAGATCCTGAGTGCCAAGGTAACGGAATTGGGAAAAAATTGCTTGGTTATGCGATCGCCCAATGTCCAAAGTTGAATATTACTAAATTAGTCGGGTTTGTATTTGCCCATAATGCCGCCAGTCGTCGTCTATTTGAAAGATTAGGCTTTACGGAATGGGGCTTTTTACCAGAAATCGCCGAATTAGAGGGAGTCGATCAAAGCTTAGTGATTTTTGGCAAAATTATTTAG
- the thiD gene encoding bifunctional hydroxymethylpyrimidine kinase/phosphomethylpyrimidine kinase has protein sequence MTSFDSSQIPIAMTIAGSDSGGGAGIQADLRTFAFHLVHGTSVLTCVTAQNTQGVTRVDAMSTEAVAAQFEAVMIDMRVGAIKTGMLLNQEIIKIVVKKLVAFGFGNVVIDPVMVSRTGAQLIDDDAVKTIGDLLIPLAAIATPNRYEAQILAGMEIHTLEDMQAAAQKIYKLGARSVLVKGGGMTGDLKAVDVWFDGDRLEVLQTEVIDTIHTHGTGCTLSAAIAANLALGKSRFQAVQDAKNYVTEALKYALAIGKGQGPVGHFFPLLNNFAKNH, from the coding sequence ATGACAAGTTTTGATAGTTCACAAATACCGATCGCGATGACGATCGCTGGGTCTGATAGTGGGGGTGGGGCGGGAATACAAGCTGACCTGCGTACTTTTGCTTTTCATCTGGTGCATGGCACAAGCGTACTTACTTGTGTAACTGCTCAAAATACTCAGGGAGTGACAAGGGTAGATGCGATGTCAACTGAGGCTGTGGCAGCACAATTTGAAGCGGTGATGATCGATATGCGGGTCGGGGCGATCAAAACGGGGATGTTGCTCAATCAAGAGATTATTAAAATCGTTGTCAAAAAGCTAGTTGCTTTTGGTTTTGGGAATGTGGTAATCGATCCTGTAATGGTTTCGCGGACTGGGGCACAGTTAATTGATGATGATGCCGTGAAAACCATAGGTGATCTGTTAATTCCCCTTGCCGCGATCGCAACGCCTAATCGCTATGAGGCGCAGATTCTTGCTGGGATGGAAATTCATACGCTGGAAGATATGCAAGCTGCGGCTCAGAAAATTTATAAGCTAGGAGCGCGATCAGTACTTGTGAAAGGTGGTGGCATGACAGGTGATCTCAAAGCAGTTGATGTGTGGTTTGATGGCGATCGCCTTGAGGTATTGCAGACTGAGGTGATTGATACGATACATACTCATGGGACTGGTTGCACTCTGTCAGCCGCGATCGCTGCAAATCTAGCATTAGGAAAATCACGTTTTCAAGCCGTACAGGACGCGAAGAACTATGTGACTGAAGCTTTGAAATATGCTTTAGCGATCGGTAAAGGACAGGGGCCAGTTGGACATTTCTTTCCATTGCTAAATAATTTTGCCAAAAATCACTAA
- a CDS encoding Mo-dependent nitrogenase C-terminal domain-containing protein, with protein sequence MQKNHPTYTQEQISAWFRGLMSIALADNEYSEQERNLFDQISHSEEWGEEVTISNFEPISAQDLADALGSDRKVGENFLRMAVMMALADGKYTDTEDSIIQEFCKALNQEIKPINDLRQKLESSSHHEEHHPNLLEPVKEWLDHMDIHDSRLANLICKVVPAQCPFERDVVLFGRKIMHIPAMCEINPLYDQLVGLRFRSLSYLADKGEDVSKYC encoded by the coding sequence ATGCAAAAAAATCATCCGACTTATACGCAAGAACAGATTTCAGCTTGGTTTCGAGGACTCATGAGCATTGCCCTTGCAGACAATGAGTACAGTGAGCAAGAGCGCAATCTCTTTGATCAAATTAGTCATAGTGAAGAATGGGGTGAAGAAGTAACCATCTCTAATTTTGAACCAATTAGCGCTCAAGACTTAGCTGATGCATTAGGTAGCGATCGCAAAGTAGGCGAAAACTTTTTACGGATGGCAGTGATGATGGCACTTGCCGATGGTAAATACACGGATACAGAAGATTCTATTATTCAAGAGTTTTGCAAAGCGCTAAATCAAGAAATCAAACCAATTAATGATTTGCGGCAAAAACTAGAATCATCATCGCACCATGAAGAACATCATCCAAATCTGCTGGAGCCTGTCAAAGAATGGCTCGATCATATGGATATTCATGATTCCCGCCTTGCGAATTTAATTTGTAAAGTCGTTCCTGCTCAATGTCCCTTTGAGCGCGATGTAGTTCTATTTGGCCGCAAAATCATGCATATTCCCGCTATGTGTGAGATTAATCCTCTATATGATCAACTGGTAGGATTGCGGTTTAGATCGCTAAGTTATCTTGCTGACAAAGGCGAAGATGTATCCAAATATTGTTAG
- a CDS encoding DUF3611 family protein codes for MPRELKNTKNEEDNGDVSPNVLRVVLSFRRWGWTAFWTQVVLCVVSSVVLLQLFLFPRAGTISPTGLDTSPASLPGLSFAWVGVAVLGASIFWNFRYTQMAKKLRSPDRPTKSQTVFQIKIGLIINLIGMFVTLLGAFAIIGALTLRAGQGQAVLPGAGSFNSVIQPLDFQIIQASFNIIFAHFVGLVCSLLLLNRATDKPNRE; via the coding sequence ATGCCCAGAGAACTAAAAAACACCAAAAACGAAGAAGATAATGGTGATGTTTCGCCCAACGTATTGCGAGTTGTTTTATCTTTTAGACGCTGGGGCTGGACAGCTTTTTGGACGCAAGTAGTTTTGTGCGTAGTTTCATCGGTAGTGCTATTACAACTTTTTTTGTTTCCTAGGGCTGGAACAATTAGTCCTACAGGATTAGATACTAGCCCTGCCTCACTACCAGGACTTAGCTTTGCTTGGGTTGGTGTAGCTGTGCTAGGTGCAAGTATTTTCTGGAATTTCCGTTATACGCAAATGGCGAAAAAGCTGCGATCGCCTGATCGTCCCACTAAAAGCCAGACCGTATTTCAAATCAAAATTGGATTGATTATTAATCTGATTGGGATGTTTGTTACCTTACTAGGAGCCTTTGCGATTATTGGTGCATTAACGCTTAGGGCAGGACAAGGACAAGCAGTATTACCTGGTGCAGGTAGCTTTAACTCTGTAATTCAGCCCCTCGATTTCCAAATTATTCAAGCTAGTTTCAATATTATTTTTGCCCATTTTGTCGGCTTAGTCTGCTCACTCTTGCTGCTCAATCGTGCTACTGACAAACCAAATCGAGAATAA
- a CDS encoding DUF1350 family protein, with product MEWKQIEENWVLTPPKPKGVIHFLGGAFFAAAPHVAYGRVLEQLAKNNYAIVATPFLNNTFDHRQIAREVNTSFRKVRSKLFLDYFPVFGMGHSMGCKIHLLINSLYKPTRAGNIYIAYNNYSADRSIPFFKELAGTIPEMSSMNFTPTPKETEQLVTANYQTANNLLVKFVDDGIDEISTLSQLLTQKFPKTVSLQTLEGTHLTSMGIDMKWQAGSSFSAIDAIAQWIKQEMHRNNQSLELVLLAWLAKQIP from the coding sequence ATGGAGTGGAAGCAAATCGAAGAAAATTGGGTGCTGACACCACCCAAACCCAAAGGCGTAATTCACTTTTTGGGAGGTGCATTTTTTGCGGCTGCGCCCCATGTTGCCTATGGTCGTGTACTAGAGCAACTTGCTAAAAATAATTATGCGATCGTCGCTACCCCATTTCTGAATAATACTTTCGATCACCGTCAGATTGCTCGTGAAGTCAACACCTCATTTCGTAAAGTACGTAGCAAGCTCTTTCTTGATTATTTCCCAGTATTTGGTATGGGGCATAGCATGGGCTGCAAAATTCATCTATTGATCAATAGCCTCTATAAGCCTACTCGCGCTGGCAATATTTACATTGCTTACAACAACTACAGCGCCGATCGCTCGATTCCATTTTTTAAGGAGTTAGCAGGCACGATTCCCGAAATGTCATCAATGAATTTTACGCCTACACCCAAGGAAACCGAACAATTAGTCACAGCCAATTATCAAACCGCAAATAACTTATTAGTCAAATTTGTGGACGATGGCATTGATGAAATTTCGACTCTTTCCCAGCTTCTCACCCAAAAATTCCCTAAAACCGTTAGCTTGCAGACCCTCGAAGGAACTCACCTCACCTCTATGGGTATCGATATGAAATGGCAAGCGGGTTCTAGTTTCTCAGCGATCGATGCGATCGCGCAATGGATCAAGCAAGAGATGCACAGAAACAACCAGAGCTTAGAACTGGTCTTGCTGGCATGGCTGGCTAAGCAAATTCCCTAA